Part of the Brassica oleracea var. oleracea cultivar TO1000 chromosome C8, BOL, whole genome shotgun sequence genome is shown below.
CTCACAACAATCCGAAGTCGGAGAGCTAGCACCTCCCGTTAGAAAACTCATGCACCCTGTAACGCTAGAGAGCATGGTTGGTGAACATGGAGTGTTGATTTGAGCAAGACTCATCAGTATTGGAGAATTTGAAAGTAGACAGAAGATTAGAGATGAGATTAGGAATGATTTGGGGTCCATTTTGTTCTGTTTAGTGGTTTTGGCAAGCTGAATCTTTTTTTCTCTATTCAAGACCAAATGGTCATGAGGTTTTATGATTCCTTGTGCGAGTGATATATATAGAGGTTAGCGGAGGCTAATAAGGTAATTCATGGAAGTTGGTTTTGTTTTGACTTTTGAAGTTCAACCACCTTAACTAACTTTTACCACTGAAAGCTAGTTTTTTTAGCGTTTAGGTTTGGTTCTGTAGATCAAAGTCCATCACCCATAAATGTTTAATCATATATACACGCATATACGAGCAACCCGGCCAACCTATCGGTCCTCCGACAATGGAGAGTCAAGACCTGATGGTTAAAGACCTGCTATGTCCTCTTACAAATAAGTGGGATCTAGAGAAAGTAAGGAGCATACTCCCTCAGTATGAGGACATTATTCTTCGCATCAAAACGAGCTCAACACAAGCACCGGACTCCATGATTTGGCTCCTGGAGAAATCTGGTGACTACTCCACAAGAACTGGTTATGGGAAGGCAATGACAGCGGACAAACCGATGGCGACTATTAATGAACCAGTTAATTGGCTGAAAGACATCTGGAATGTAAAGACTAGTCCTAAGATAAAGGACTTTCTATGGAGGGTGATAAAACGAGCTATTCCGGTGAGCTCTAACCTTGAAAGGAGAGGTTTTCCGAGCTTTGCCTGTAAATCTTGTGGTACACATGAAGATGACATTCACGCCTTTCTCAAGTGTCCCATAGCAGAGGAAGTATGGAGTCTTGTCCCGATCGCAAAAAGACCTACAAACTCTGTTTCTTCCCTAGCAGAACTAATCAAACAGGGGAATCACTACATCCCACTACCGCCGACTGGACTGAATGCTCCACTATGGCCTTGGGTAGTCTGGAATTTATGGAAGGCTAGGAACAAACTGGTGTTTGAGAATAGAGTTTTCACAGCCCAAGAAATTGTTCTCAAAAGCATTAAAGAAGCAAAAGAATGGAATGAGGCTCAAATGGGGGAAAAAGCTCCATCTTCTAGTAGCTCTACAAACCACCCTCATTGTACCGAAGGGGTTCCTCCACTAATAAATCAGTCTGGTATGCTAGTATGTAATGTTGATGCGGCCTGGGATGCTAAGACCGGAGGTTGTGGTATTGGAGGAGTCTTCTCTGGTGACAACACTCGGAACCTATCAACTGTCTCCGAAGCTCACAACCATGTTACTTCAGCGCTAATGGCAGAGGCCATTGCTGTTCATCGTGCGGTATCTACTGCCGTTTATTCAAACGTCCGATCTCTAGTGGTTCTGTCCGACTCCCTGTCTCTGGTTAAGCTCTTGAAGAAGAGAGGGACTCAACCTGAACTGTTCGGTATCATGTTTGATATCTATCACTTTGTTTCGTATTTTGATGTAATATCGTTCAATTTCGTTTCTAGGAACTTCAATGTTGAAGCCGACTCTGTGGCAAAATCGGCTTTAGCTATGTCTGTAACAAACTCCAATGTTGGAGGGTAAACTCTGGTTTAAGGAATGCAATGTTAGCTTGACAAAAAAAAAAAAAAAAAAATGTGTGCTATATCTCATTAAAAAGAGACTAGAGAGATTAGGATGATTTGGTTATATGTTTTAATTATTAAATCAATAACACTAAGGTTTCTTGAAGCCAAGCGTCGTACCATTTTGGAGTTGAGTTCGTTAGTTAACACGTACATTCATTGATTATTTCTTGTTATGGTAGAAGTGGAAGTTCCATGAATAAATAAATTAGTACTCCAATACTAGTAGTTGTTCCAAATGTAGAAAGAGCTTGTGAAGTGTTATGAATTAGTCGTATGGAAACATTATCAACGTTTGACGTTTTGTCTATGCATTTATAATCATCGTTCACTTTTAATACCAGTAAAAGAGACATTACACGTCTCTCAAAAACAAATATACTAATGCTTTAATTACATACCTATTTTTCCTTTAATTTTTTAGATAAATTGACCATTAGATGCAATACATCTGTCACAGCCGTCTCTTACAATTCTAACATTGTTTCTTGCTGAACAATCGTCTCTCTCCTCTCTCATCTGTTTTTCCATTTTTAGTCTACTTTGTTATTGAGAAACAATGTAAGAACCGCCCACTGCAGATGGCCTAACACATGTAGTTCTAATTCATTTGCGTATGAAGGGTATGTTAGTCTTTTACGTGAAACAAAACCGCCAAAGACCAGAAGACCGTTGTGGGACTTGATATTTAAATATCAAACTGACGGTAAAATAAACAAGACAAAATCCGGGGCAAATAAAGACCGTGTGGTTGATTGAAAGTTACTGTCTTTTTTTGTAGGATGGTCTGATGTTGAAGTCAAAATGTGTTCTGTATAAATCTGTCACTGAAGAGGTGAGTATATGGGGATGGCCTTTGAAGACATCAGGATTCTCCACAAGTTCAATCACGGTGTTATCAGGCCGAGTCACTGAGGTAAATCATTTAGATTCAAATCTCAATGCTTTACTTGTTTAGTATCGGTTTGTGTAAGTCTTTGTTCTTGTTCTCTTGTTTGTGATGTTCTTCTTGAAGTGGTCAGAAGGGAGATTCGGTTACTCTATACGTGAGGCCAATACTTCGTGGGAGAAAACTAAATGTAGCACATCGGTTCTGCAACTTGATCCCAACACGTGGTTTCTTGAGTATAACCTAAGCTCGGTGGTGGAGGGTTCGACTTTGTTGTCACTAGCAACTGATCTTCTGGCACACATGATGTTCCAAGCAGCAAAGAATGTTAACCGGGAGCTTTTCTGGATGTTTTCAGCCTCACGGAATCTGTATAGTGTAGTGAGGGTACCACAACGACACCAACTTAGAAGCTTATGAGGAAAAAATGGATTGGCTTTTTTGGTTTCTTCATTTCAAGCTTTTTTGGTTTCTTCATTTTTGGTTTCTTGTCATCTTTTAGGTCGTATAGTCATGAACATAAGTTCTTGTGACTGTTACTGACTTACTGTGTAGCTGTTTCATATTTGAAAGATAATTCATTTTTTTTGGTTAATCCATCACTTTTACCATTTAAAATGTAAATAAATTGACAAAAGGTGTTTTAGTATATTCATGGGTATATCAAGTGAGATAAAGCTTAAAAGAATCACTGATGTAAAAAAAAAAAGCTTAGAAGAGTCCCTTCTGTATAGAAAACACAATGACATTTATAAACTTGATAATTTCTAGCTGAAATTTTGTTTCATCATTTTTAGTAAAATAAACAAATGGACTCTAACCAGCTGCTTCATAGGGATTGGTAAGTCCACAAAATTGTAACATTGCAATCCGGCACTAATTACTTATTAAGGGGGTTTGAAAACGATCTTGAATCGGACTGTGTATTATGACATTATCTACAACTTTCACAACTTCAAGAATCATTGGAAATCTTGATAGGTCTCCCACTAATGGAGCGTTTTTGTCGACAAGTTTTTACATGTCCCTACAATGACAACAACCCTAACTCCCTAAGTGATAGAGATTGATAGAGAGATTGATACCCCCAGCCCAAGGAAAACAACCACACATTTTGCATTTGATGAGATTCCTCTTGTGATAAATCCAATAAAACTATATGATGAATTCAAAATAATACAAAAATAGATATTGATCCCAAAGTACATTCCAAAGAAAATGACAACTTGTGGGCTAAATAATGTTGTACACTCTATCTGACACCTTGACACCACTTCTTATTTATACACCAAACAATGATACGGTCATAAAGGCCCCTAGTATTAAAATAATATTTATAACTTCCCATACTATTGTCCAACTAGTATGTAGTATCAATATTTGTTTGTATAAATATTCATGAGTAATGTTGTGTGACTTGTCACTCACCCAGATCCCAGTTTTGACAGGGGGTATCATCGATATAGATTGATAAAATCTAAGTATCGCTGTTGGTTAAAGAAAGTTGCCATGTATAGATTTCTCAAGTAGTATTCAGTGATATTATTCGGTTATTTGGGCTTTTGAAAATTCTATTGAACTTAACCAAAGTTTTATATCAGTTAGATTTTAGTTTAGCTTTTTAAAAAAAAAAATTGGATAAATTCAGTTAAATTAGGTTAATTTTGGTTAGTTCGGTTTGAAATTTAGTTAGTTTGGTTAGCTTGATTCGGATTTTTGGTAAGATTTTTGGTAAGGTTTGATTATAACTTTTGGAGGTAAAAGTAGAAAACCAAAGTAATTAATTGATTGTCAACCTAAACCGGAAACCAAATTGAACAAAAAATTACCGAATCAAATCAAATTCTAGAACCAAATTGAACGAAAGCCGAAAATTTAGGCAAGTTCAAAAAAAAAATCTCAGCATAGTGACAAGCATCACGATTTAACTGGAGAAAAAAAAATTGAACTATAATTTAATTCTTAACTATATTCGAAACAGTCAATAGGTTTTCTATGTAACATATAAAAGAAACTAAGTTTGTAATTTGTTTTAAGATATGCTTGTGGAACGATTCTTGTCACAGAGCACATTCATCTGATCATCGGACATCATATCATCTGGTGAATGTCTTGCTAATCAAAAGAGTACTTTGAAGTTTTAGAAAGAAAAAAAAAGAGTACTTTGAAGTGAAGGGAAAAACAAAGCTTAGTTAAGATGCGGAAAAATCTGCAGTGCAGTGAGTCAGTATAATTTGCACAAACATCGATCTCTCGTCTTTGAGTCATGAGATGACCACACTTTAGGTAAGCCAAGAAAATACCCCCTCGTGAGTTATTGCTGTTTTGCAAGGACAATGATTCTTCTTCTTTTGCAATTTTTACTCGGTGTATTATTTTCTTGAAATCTCAATACGAAATGAAGTAATTACATCCACGAATTTTGTTTTTGCCATTATATTCAGAATAAGTGGATATACAAAAAGACAATAAAACGTTACACTTCTTTGGATTCTAATTATTGAAGTGTATATATCCATATTATTGACCTTCACTATGTACTTTCAAGTATTTATGTAGAAGAAGAGAAAATTATATACAGAAATGAAGTAGATACTGATTTTTTATAATTTATAGTAATATCCAAAGTAATGTACTAGTATAAACTCTGGAGTCATTACCCTTATTATTATGATATATTTCCTCATCATCTGAATCATTATCATTTTATGGCACATTAGATAATGAAAACATATACATATCTTCATCTCTATGTAAATTACTTTTCCATCTTTCAATTATAAACAAACAAATAGCTTTGTGGTCCTGTAGTTTTACAGGTAGGCTTCCTCAAGCTCAGATTCACTATCTCAACATAAACTATAGATAACCGGGCCTCGTGGTCTGGTGGTAAAGGAACCTCGGCTGAGGTGCCCGCCATCACGAGTTCGAGCCCCGGTCATCAGAATGACTTAGGCCCCCTGGAGGGTACAGACGCAGGCTGGTTCCGGGCTCAGGGGGGGATTAAGGCCGAAGGCCTGAACCCATCCTGGTTAACAAAAAAAAAAAAAAAAAAAAAAAAAAAAAAAAAAACATAAACTATAGACAAAAAAAAATATAATTTCTTATTAAATTATAATATTATATTTCGAACTGAGAATTCCTCTTTATTTATAGATTGTTTGTAGTATTACAGTTGATAATTTATTTTATTAAAATTTAACATAAATCATAATTAGATTCACTAACAACAATATAATCAGTGTCGTGCGGGGATTTTTGGGGGCTCAAGGCAAATTTAAAAAAAATAAATTTTTACAATATGTAATAAAAAATATATACTTTTTTAATTTGTAATTTAAAAGTAAAAGTTAAAATCATAAATAGAAAACTGGTATTTTTAGAGAAAGTTAAAATAATGATTTGGTATTTAGAAAGATAAAAACAATCATTTAAATACAATGATAAAATAATAAAAAGAAAAGTGATAATAAAAAATATTGAATAAAAATAACGGTAGATAAAGTATAGAACATTTTGTCGTTTAAAGAAATGATAAATAAAAATATGTATATTAAAAGGTATTATTTTTTTTTTCTTGTAGTAACAAAAGCAAAACAAAAATCAGAACTGTGAGTTATACCGTGTCAATTCTTCAATTAATTCTTTACATTTTAGTTATAACATATTTTGAAATTTATTAGAATAAAAACATTCAGAATCATGTGAAAATCTACCTAAAACTATACATTTAGCTCTACAGAATGATTTTATGAAATGAGGGACCCTAAAAATTTTCACATTTTGTGGGGGCCTAAGGCAGAAGCCTTTTCTAAACCATGGTAAGCACGTCTCTAAATATAATATGGATTTTTTTACCAAAAAAAAACAGAATATGGGTTTTGTTTACTATATAAAACCAAATTTAACAAACCAAAATTAGCAATTTAAGATTAGAATTAAAATGAACTGATTTACTTCATGCATCCGGTAGTAATGATTCATATAATTTTCATAATTTTGTGTAAGTTTGTATTTCATCTAAAATAAGTAGACATGATAAAGATTTAATATAATTTGGTTTTAACCTTTTACAGCAAGGCACGATGCATGGAGTAAACAAGTATGCAGATGAGTACATGGTCGTTACTAGTACATCATATATAAAGACATTCATGGCCACCTAGCTAATCCACTTGCTCAATACATTATCCCATGGTCTCTCTCTAAAAAAAAACACAACGCCAAGAATCATGTGGAAAAGCTTCCATCATTGCTTCCCATCAAATCTCAATAATCCCTCCTCATCTCCGTCGGACGCCGCCGCCTCCGACGATGATCCCAACCGTTCATCCATTCTTCTCATCAACAACGTCAACCTCCTCTACAACGACTCCTCCCCCGCTGACCGACCCATATCCAAGCACCTCGTCGACGCCGAACCTTCCTCCACCACGACATTCACTGCCTCGACCTCCACCGTCGCTTATTCTTCTTCCGCGTCCTTGGATGAATCCGATGATTACGATTTTACCCCTGAACATTCTCCCCCTCCTTACTTAACCTCCGTTCTCGCCTCCCGTCGCTTCTTCTTCTCTTCCCCTGGCCGTTCTAACTTAATCACCGACTCGCCGGATCTCCGTCCCCGGTTTAACTACGAAACTGCCACTGCCACGACTACTACTAGGCTTCTCATTGGGGGAACCGCCGTGAAACAATACGTTCAATCTCCTGATCCTTACAACGACTTCAGGCGATCGATGCAGGAGATGCTTGACGCCGTTACAGACGCAGGAGATGTTCGCCGTTACGAGTTCTTGCACGAGCTGTTACTCAGTTACCTCTCATTGAATGCAGCAGATACGCATAAGTTCATTATCAGAGCTTTCGCCGACATTCTCGTCTCTCTCTTATCGGACGGTCACCGGACAAGCTGACGTGGGATGTTTTCATGTTATGTAGTAAAAAAACTACTCATGTTATGTTTTTTTGGGATTAACGCTTTAGGACAAAAAAAAATATTTTAATGTAATTATTGTGTAATGATACGAGAAAATCGAGAGAGGCGTGGGGTTTTGTCTCGATCGCATGCAGTTAGATTTGTTTTAAACCTTTTAAAATAAAACATGTATTGTGAAACTTCATTGTGGATTTATCGTTTTCATCTGAAATTTTGATACTCGTTTTATCATTTTGAAGTGATAAAATTATCGCCAGGTGTAAGTGCCATGACAAGCAAAGAAAACTATGTCGACTGACAATTGGTATATTTTTTCTTTTGTTTTCACAGGTAAATTTATTAACGGATCTAAGCTCAACAAGGACGAAACCCAAAACAGTACAACATTAATACAACAAAAGGTCCAAACAGAAAGAGCGAACTTAAACAAACGCTTAGGGCCGTCAGCCCATTAAACGCAAACCGTTGGGAAGGAAACGACGAACATGTCACCCACCACGTGCAGGAATGCCCAGCGTTCTCAGGACACGCGTCAAGGCGAGCGATCACTTCCTTCGCCGGAGTCAGAGAAGATGAGCGCCGGAGCTCTGCCATCAGCGAAAAACGAACCGGTGGAAAACCAACAGAGTAGTTCTCACAGAAGTTCAACCCGAGATTTCTAGTCTGACGAATCGTCGCATCTAGAAGAATAACCACCGTCTTCAATCGATCCAACAAGCTCCGATCTTCCGAAGGAGAGGAAAAGAGAAGGGGATAGAGAGTCAGTGAAGAAGATGAAGAAAGACGCGACGATCGAAACCAAAGTCGGCGAAATTGGTGCTTTATAAGCCACCGTTTCCTGGAATCGAAGCCGGCGAAGCAGTGCTATGAGAGCCACCGCAGCCCAGAGTCAGAAGCCCGAACGTCGGAAAGCAAAGCTGGAGAGAAACCGGCAACAAAAACGGCAAGCTTTCTCTCTTCCGTGTAAAAAGTTCGAGAGCGTGAACAGAGATGAGAGAGAAAGCTTCCCCCTTCTTTTCATTTATTTTAATTGGTACTATTTCATCTGTCCTAACGTATCAATTATATATAGAATCTAAAAAAAATAGATTGACTTTCTTATGTTTTTCGTGCTGTTTTCACTTACATTCACGTCGAAACAAGAACTAAAATGGACATATATATGATAAGTTTTACATAGAGTTTTTTTTTTATTTATTCATGATTTGTAAATTGTAGGTTGGATAAAAATATCACCAGTTTTTTCAATACGCTGGTTTAGTGCTATCATGGCGATAGACATTTCTCATAGCTAGACGAACCATACAGTAGCATAATAAACACGAGTTCGACCAATAAGATGACCGTGATTGTGAAATTGGAACTTCTCGTAATTTAAATAAAATTTGTATAAGTTTCTGTTCTGCATAATTGAACGAGGCAAATTAAATGCGTCCAAGAAAATTATAAGAATAATAAAACTTGAACATGAATGTTGGACAAGGTTGAGTGGATATAGTATATAGAGTGACTCCAAAACACAAGTCTTAAGGCATCGAGAGACTCTTGTCGCATAAAGGCGTGTATTATATTCTTAAGACTTTTTTTTTGTCACAAATTATATTCTTAAGACTTATTTAGTGAAATAGAGTAGCTTAATTTTGTTCATAAAATACTAAGATTTGGATATATCTAAATATCAAGTTGAATTGTGTAAATAATAGAGGAAATCTATTTAAAAAAATGTTTCTATATAAAAAATATATTCCGTGAATGAGAACATCAATCTTAAACATTGTAGAAAATCTTAGCCACATCCATTTTATTGTTTTTTTCTTTACGGAAATGAAGCACATCAAAACATGGCTTAGTTAGGAATGATGATATATACAAAGTAATATATTAATCACTCGTATTCACAAATATTGAGATCTGTTAAGATTGTGATTCTTCCCATGCATGAGATATTACACATAACACAAGGTGAGACAAAAACAAAATAAGAGAATCCTAAGAGATAGATGTTGGGTGAAGCCTTATGGCTAGGTCCATGCATATTTAGCCGAATTACTGATAAATTGTTCATTATGAGAGATATCTCAATTAACCAAGACAAATTATTAAAAGTAAATTATAAGTATAAAAAGCATATGATTATGTATATTTGATTTGTGCAAGACTTTAAAAGCACACTAACATTATCTTTTAAGCAAGCATACGGTTTTTGGCGCAGGAACTAAGCAAATTGCTTGTCTTATACAATGTAAGTTGGTATAAATTAGTGCCTGATTTTAGGGCGCTTGTCTCCAACTCTACCTGGCCAAGTATATGTATATATGTTTGTGTGACATGTGTCCTGCTCACATGTGCTTGAGAGAGATAAGTCTAGATATATAGAAGAGTCGTGTTTTACGTATATATGATATGCATATGATAGACTATACATATTGCCTTTAATTATGTTGTTAGGTGATTCCAGTAAAAAAAATATTCATCAGAATAATTAAACTAATACATATGGTTGACTGAAACATGTGATATAGCTGCGAAGGCGAAAAAAAAGAGTTTTTTTCCTTCAACCTTCTGAACCAATGATTTTTAGCAGTCGTTTTTTTTGCTAAACTGTAAATATCACATTAATAATTTTTAGCAGTCGTTTTACATTTATAATTGTGTCTCCAGTCAAGTTCAACTTCTAGCTCTTATGGTTACCCTTATTTTAATTTAGTCAAAATAACTAAATAAAAAACTGAATCCAATTCATGAAGTAAATCCATCTTGAAAATTGATGATCTAAGAAATTGATAATTTATTATATTCAAGATATTATAATACATGTTTTTCTTACGTCTAGCATTTAAAATGCGACTTATTGGGATTGATATAATTGTATGTCCTGTGTGAAAAATATCTAACGTACTTATAATTAATAAATAATAGTATAAATTCATATAGTAGCACTTTAAACATTTCTTTTATCCGCATTTAAGTTACCACAAGCTGGAATAGCTCAGTTGGTTAGAGCGTGTGGCTGTTAACCACAAGGTCGGAGGTTCGACCCCTCCTTCTAGCGTAGTTTTATATTTTTATCTTCTTGACTTCTTGAATCAATCAAGTCCCGTGAACGAATCAATTTGTATGCATTTCATTTTTCACAAAAGCTCTGTCCTCTAACTGTTTGAAAATTGCAATTAAACAGACCAAGATCATCAAGAGAAATCTTTATGTGCTTTGTTTGCTCGTCGTGGATTCTTGAACTGTGTCGGTGCTTCGTTCTAGGCCACATTTGAGTTTTCTGGACTACAAGCAGAGGAGAAGGATGAAACAAAGAGCGAAGGAGTTGATGCTGCCAAAGAATTGATTCGTGATTATTTGGGCAACTGGAGAGGGCCGAAGAGTGTAGCTGGAGAAGTAACATTCTTCCTCTTTTGTTTTCATGTTTTGTCGGCTGATGAATGAAGCTGAATTATATTTATAGTAATTCATCTTTATAAAAATGCACCATATAGTTTGTGATTTGATCAATTAAGCCCCCTTTAGTGAGGAAATTGATCTACTAACTGCAGCGAATTTCTATGTTACCCTTCTTGTGGAAAGAGGCAACCAGTTACTGAAAAATTGAAATGTTCATGAGCCAACGGAATTTTTTGTTTATACTGGGAAAATAGGGTATGGTTTATGCTTATGTGTTTTAACAAAAATTCAAATGTCCATGGGCCGACGCAATTGTATATTTCTCATTTTATTGTTTTTTATATCTGCTATGTTTTAAACATTATATACATGCTATGTTCGTCTCACATTTATAAATCAATCCCAACAATTTACCTTCTCCAATATACCAATGTATTTGTGTTGACTACCTTTCCGAACGCGTATGGAAGAAGGAGGAACCAGTTAAAAGTCATCACCTATGTATTGGCTATAAGAGAAGGCATAACACTTAATTCATCTCTACTACATTGTTTGATCAGTCAAAGATATGTAAAAATGTGAAATGATGCGTTAAATATCGAATGGTTAACAAACGCCACTAGCTCAGTGAAAGTATCATTGTTTCTTGTCACTGCTCGATTTCAAAATTTGAAATTAGATATTAGAACCCAACAGAAAGGAGAAGATGAAATCGAGTTTGTAGGAAGTTTGGTAACATATGAAAGAAATGTTTAGTGAGAATGAGAAGAAGTAAGAGTCTTGAGGGGTCACGTGAGTTGTTGTTGACATAATGCGTCAGACCAACTTAATTATAATATTTCCAAAAGTGGCTAAGTCAATTATTACTGTAATAATAATGTCACCACTGTTCAAAATCTATAACTAATTCACATTTGAATAGGTTAATAGATTGTAATTCAGAGCTGATCGTACAGAATTGATTGTTTGTACGTTTAACAGAGGTGAAATTGAAATTTTCAATTTTAGAGAACAGTTGTTTTTTCCTATTTCTTGATTAGTCATAATTTTAAAATAGTCAACATAAATTTCAAAATTACTATCAAAATAACATTAGATAAATTATCATGTGTTTTTTTGGTTAAGTAGTCACTGAGTGAACCGAATAGATCTCAACATACATTGTTTGATTACTGAAGAAATCGAGATTTTAAAGAAAACAGTTCATGATTAAAAGGGTTGGTCAACTATGCATGCAAATTTATTTGAATTAAAGGTTATTTACAATCGTCATTAAAAGATAACAAAACTAAATAATACTACTACTTTTTTTTTTTTGTAACACAAATAATACTACTACTTAAATGCAATAAGTGTGTTATAAATGAACAAACAAACATAATCATGTGACTTTTCATGCGATTAATAATGAAAAGTTTGAAATTAACTCGAAGTCGTCGCATTGTATATTACTAATAAATACTTCCTCCTTCCATGCAGATTATATTTTATAATCATCTCTTCCAAAATATGGGTAAATACAAACAGAAGAGACATAAAAGTAAAAGGATCACTCATGAGTCATGATATAGTTAAATATGTACTTTATTTTATTTAAGTAAGTATGCTTTAATTTATTTTCATCAAAGATACATTTTGATATCACATTCAATTATTTGTTCACGGGCTTCCTCCTCTTTTCCTCCAGCTTTTCATCTATGTTCATGCCTCTGTTTTCTTATTAATTTCCAGGATGAAGTTATTAGTTTTGATCAAAAGTAAGACTTCTATTTATCTTATTTTCTGTTAAGAAAAAATGGGACATCTGTTTTTAAAAGAATAATATTTGATTAAGAAAATATTTAGTTCATAAAAACAAAGATTTACCTATTGTCTAGAAGAGAAAAAAAAAACACGTTTTTGATAAACGTTGCGGATGTGAACAATTTGGCATTTTTCTCTTCGGGTGTGACATTATTTTGTTGAATTGAATGATCTCTATCATTATGATAATCTTTTATACTTATTTTATAGTTTTACATCATTTATATCATAATTCTTTTTAAAAAAGATATATTTCTTATCAGATTCGGTCGCTACATAGTGGATTGAGTATCATACTAAATAATCCGGGTTTAAAAAGACTTTTGACTAATATTAGAAACAATTAAATCATCTATTATTAGATTAATATGTAAACTGTTTGGGCCCAAATTCCGCTAAGTAGTAAAAAAATTATTACCAACAAAAATCAAACCCAAAACAGATAGGTTTACCCGATGCTCCAAGTTAGTACTTACCATTAGCTATCTCTATTTTGGTTAATTCTTTCATATTTGGTCAAAGAAGTTTGAAATGGTATGGATAAGAACAATTAAATGAACCAAAGATTATGCATATGAAATTTTATGGCCAATATGAAAAATAATACAAAAGAAAAACACAAGGTCACTATATTCTACTTGAAGGTACACCTTTTCTGATACGAATATTTGATTTTGTGCTGTTGGCTGTCAAAGACATAGACTTTTAAACTGTCGTTTCCACTTCCTACTGATGAACCTTTGTATTCTTATCAAATATCAAACTTTAATTTTATAACTTGGACCGTTGTGAGTTGTACGATATTT
Proteins encoded:
- the LOC106310294 gene encoding transcription repressor OFP12-like, whose product is MWKSFHHCFPSNLNNPSSSPSDAAASDDDPNRSSILLINNVNLLYNDSSPADRPISKHLVDAEPSSTTTFTASTSTVAYSSSASLDESDDYDFTPEHSPPPYLTSVLASRRFFFSSPGRSNLITDSPDLRPRFNYETATATTTTRLLIGGTAVKQYVQSPDPYNDFRRSMQEMLDAVTDAGDVRRYEFLHELLLSYLSLNAADTHKFIIRAFADILVSLLSDGHRTS